tgtaagtgcatggcatgcaacacaattttataagttaaatcgtccgacggcccgtcccccctTGTAAGCCGACTCGGTTGCGActaaatccaatcgtgtgcgacacTATCACCTaccaaatacctgtcccagcagcgtgatccccgaaaacattgggaaacccgacagaaatgcggccacgggacccttggtaaataagctccATTTTGTATAAAGGCTGTGCTACCAACTATTATgttgagggtgccaatacttttgtccggcccatttttggagttttgtgtaaaatgatcaatgatttgacttttttttcattttcttttgtgtTGCAAGCAAGATAAATGAAGATCTTAATaacaaagaatttgtgattgcaatcattttctggaaaacAAGTATTATCTGATGGAATTGCatggggtgccaatacttttggccaccactgtagtgCAGATTGTACTTTTTTTGATGAATGggccaatgggtcagagtgcagtgTAAGTTCTGCATGTTAAATATACATGCAGAACATGcatgtgaaaaatgcaagtgcgAAAGagtctaaacagctggattcATTAGGTAGATAAAGCAAATTAATCCAAAAACTGTGTACCACAAGTTGGGATGCAATTTGGAAATGTTGCAGAAAATGTGCAAAAGGAAACTGATAAAAAAGACTGCTCAGAAACATTTTTGCTCTGAAATTAGAAATTAAAAAACTGTTAGGTCCAAATAAAACATatgttttattctttgggtcagtacaatcaaggGGGTAAAAAAGTTTCAATTATACTGTTTATCAATTAAAACTTGTCAATGGTACACTGTAGAATATGACAAACCTGGAAGCTTTGGAGAGACTGTCGACAGTCAATTGCTACTTTTAAGTACTGTGATGGCCAATACAGCAGCACCAAAGTGCACGATTCAACCTTGGCAGTTAACAGTgaatgtctgctgtataataaagtttaaaaaaatgtcccgTCTAGCCTGCATTATGGAATAAAATATCTAAACTATATTTTTTAGTGTATGTTTTGTTGCAAATTTTGCTTAATTTAACTGTGAATTTATGACCTACCTTTGTTAATAATCCAATCTTTATCTGCATCTATAAGCTTTTAACCTTGGATCAATGACGTTGGTGACATTCGTATTTCTGCTCCTTCCAGCTTTCCTCCCAGGCTGAGATAAATGAGTATGTACAGCCAATCCCGCTTCCTACAAGCACCAGTGACCTTCCAAAAAATACACCGTGCAGTGTTGCAGGTTGGGGGCTCATTGACAAGCTGCAGACCACTGATAAATTATTTGAGACCAATGTTACTATTGTGAGCCGCAGATTGTGTCGTCGTTACTACCCTGGTTTGAGTGATGGAATGATTTGTGCAGGGAGCCACAATAGAATCACCGATTCCAGCCAGGTAACTATGCAAACTGCTAGCAAATGCTCCATTGTAGGATTATACACATCCATTTATCTTCTGCGTCAAGAACAGTCAGATCCATTTAAAACAACTTGGGCTAAACTTTCTGAAACGACACCTGATTACCCCTCTTTGTCCTAATGGGATCTGATTCTGTCCTGCTATGTTTCTTCTCTTGTGGATATTATGGCAAAAAATGTATGAGTGTACTAGTTGTGAGAGCATTTTGAATGTTTGTACATCATGGATATTCCTTAGTGGTTAAAATTACCATTGGCCATTTATAAGACATTACCCACTGTCATGAGTGGCAATAATTCtaaaataataaatagtaaaatagtAATTTTGTCTATAGCACATACATATTTGTTTTAAATACACATAATATTTAGAATaatatatgcaaatatttttatttcattttttactctttcCATAGGGAGACTCAGGCGGACCTCTTATTTGTAATGGGGCTTTAGCAGGCATTGTGTCATTTGGATATAATCATCCGCCCGGTGTTTATGCAAGAGTTGGAAAATACTTGGATTGGATCAAACAAACCATCTCCCAATATGAAGACATAGACATCTGATCCTTTTGGAGGCGCTGTTATGTTAATACCCTTTTATGTTAATTTTACTTATATGGTCCTTTTATATTAAATAACAAAATGcaataatgtataaaaaaaattgattcaTAAAATTTTTCTGTATCTTCTTGAAGTCATTATAAAATGAAGCAACATTAATTATGTCTAGTAATAGCTGCCAAGTATTGGGATTATTTGGTCATCATTTGAGTTTCCAATAGAGTTGTATATCTGGTAGTGGTGACTTTACTGGTAACAATCAAAGTGAATAAAAATTCAATATCATAATGGACAAgtttaaagaaaaatgtaagtggtgaaattattttctgattTCACCAACTTTTTCATCTTCTctcggggacatatacaaatataatattacattatagagtacaaacagtcatagagaataataggagtgagagccctgctcgcaagagcttatgtTGTGCCCCGTCCTCTTAGACGGAGGGTACTGACGGGGAACCAGAGGCCGCCACTAGACTCCTTGAAAAAGGGGTGAGGAAAGGACTTGTAGGGATACGTTTGTGACGCCAGCTGGGATAATATTCGCTGACTTGGGCCCTGGGAGATAGGTGTGGTGGATCAGCGTGTTGTTATGAACCCTTCCCGACTAGGGCTGGCTCCCAGGGGATGAAAGGAGGAGGAAGTGTATAACACTTTCCTTGCGAAAAGTGCACTTGCACACTTTGACTTGAACTGTAGAGACACCGGCCACCTTGGTGCACGTCAATATGCTTCTTACTTGTTCCTCAGCTGGACTGCACTCCGCTTATTACAGGcacaacctctgcttgctgtgctgcttAGCTCCTCTGAGACTCAGGCTCTCCTGACTGTCTCCTCTAAGACATGCTGCTTCAGACTCCTTCAGTCTACACTAAGGACTCCAAACTCCTCCCATCTTCTTCCCATAATCATTTGATGCTCTCTTACCTTGGTAGGCCAGTCATctctttattaaacatataacaattaaaggtatatacacagtacattgccatTGCTTACACAAAGTGGAAGGTGCTACACTTACATTCTAaaagtgacacaagaggtaaaggcACTTTTATAGTGGCCGAGCGattatttataagggaacagtataaaataatttacagtgtatacttgagtata
The DNA window shown above is from Engystomops pustulosus chromosome 1, aEngPut4.maternal, whole genome shotgun sequence and carries:
- the LOC140064124 gene encoding mast cell protease 1A-like, with product MVHTEIILVNFISLILFISTPCAAERSHHKIVGGNEAKPHSRPYIAYLKIGDVFCGGSLITPGWVLSAAHCYGDIDVILGAHDVSQPEETQQIIGVESYHMHPEYDDEESMPFNDVLLLKLSSQAEINEYVQPIPLPTSTSDLPKNTPCSVAGWGLIDKLQTTDKLFETNVTIVSRRLCRRYYPGLSDGMICAGSHNRITDSSQGDSGGPLICNGALAGIVSFGYNHPPGVYARVGKYLDWIKQTISQYEDIDI